One part of the Lapillicoccus jejuensis genome encodes these proteins:
- a CDS encoding Type 1 glutamine amidotransferase-like domain-containing protein gives MKLLLTSGGVRNPSIRQALDELLGRPIEDCSALCIPTAQWGHPMCGPVSARGFVAGTPPWGGLTSLPWRSLGLLELTALPSIGEERWLPWVREADVLLVDGGDATYLAHWLRESGLADVLPTLTDTVWVGVSAGSMVLTPRIGSDFVEWAGAPDDRALGLVDFSIFPHLDVFPTNTMAQAQAWAVEVGGPAYVLDDQSAVTVVDGRTEVVSEGVWHRLG, from the coding sequence GTGAAGCTGCTGCTGACCTCCGGCGGGGTGCGGAACCCGAGCATCCGGCAGGCCCTCGACGAGCTGCTGGGTCGACCGATCGAGGACTGCTCGGCCCTGTGCATCCCCACGGCGCAGTGGGGTCACCCGATGTGCGGGCCGGTCTCGGCCCGCGGGTTCGTCGCCGGTACGCCGCCCTGGGGCGGCCTCACCTCGCTGCCCTGGCGGTCACTGGGTCTGCTCGAGCTCACCGCGCTGCCGAGCATCGGCGAGGAGCGCTGGCTGCCGTGGGTGCGCGAGGCCGACGTGCTGCTCGTCGACGGCGGCGACGCGACCTACCTGGCCCACTGGCTGCGCGAGTCCGGGCTGGCGGACGTCCTGCCGACCCTCACCGACACGGTCTGGGTGGGGGTCAGCGCCGGGAGCATGGTCCTGACGCCGCGGATCGGCTCCGACTTCGTCGAGTGGGCGGGGGCCCCGGACGACCGGGCGCTGGGGCTCGTCGACTTCTCGATCTTCCCCCACCTGGACGTGTTCCCGACCAACACGATGGCGCAGGCGCAGGCCTGGGCCGTGGAGGTCGGCGGCCCGGCGTACGTCCTCGACGACCAGTCGGCCGTCACCGTGGTCGACGGCCGCACCGAGGTGGTGTCGGAAGGGGTCTGGCACCGGCTCGGGTAA
- a CDS encoding catalase, translated as MTLDARPTTGSTTGSTTDTGAPAPSDRNSLTVSPDGPIVLHDVHLVNQMAHFNRERIPERNVHAKGGGAYGTFVTTQDVSRYTRAALFQPGVETEMLARFSTVAGEQGSPDTWRDPRGFSLKFYTTEGNYDLVGNNTPVFFIRDTMKFPHFIRSQKRRGGSGLRDNHMQWDFWTLNPESAHQVTYLMGDRGIPRTWRHMNGYGSHTYLWYNASGEKFWVKYHFHSDQGVQGLSGDDATLIAGQDADFHRRDLYESIEKGDHPSWTLSVQVMPYADAASYHLNPFDLTKVWPHSDYPLIEVGTMTLNRNVENFFAEIEQAAFEPSALVPGIGFSPDKMLLGRAFAYADTHRYRIGPNYHQLPVNRPKAVVETNTYSFDGPMAYDHTGDQAVYAPNTQGRGYADQVGEVPDGWESDGAMVRQAYTLREDDDDWSQAGAMVREVWTDEQRDEFVHTVATHLLGGVKSPVLEKAFEYWQNVDADTGKKIEELVRAGQAGANPEGMPDEAKEGLTPYVEDEANASR; from the coding sequence ATGACGCTCGACGCCCGACCCACGACCGGCTCGACGACCGGCTCGACGACCGACACCGGGGCCCCGGCCCCCAGCGACCGCAACTCGCTCACCGTCAGCCCTGACGGGCCGATCGTGCTGCACGACGTGCACCTGGTGAACCAGATGGCGCACTTCAACCGCGAGCGCATCCCGGAGCGCAACGTGCACGCCAAGGGCGGCGGCGCCTACGGCACCTTCGTCACGACCCAGGACGTCTCGCGCTACACCCGGGCGGCGCTCTTCCAGCCGGGCGTCGAGACCGAGATGCTCGCTCGCTTCTCCACGGTCGCCGGGGAGCAGGGCAGCCCCGACACCTGGCGCGACCCGCGGGGCTTCTCGCTGAAGTTCTACACGACCGAGGGCAACTACGACCTCGTCGGCAACAACACCCCGGTCTTCTTCATCCGCGACACGATGAAGTTCCCGCACTTCATCCGCAGCCAGAAGCGGCGCGGCGGGTCGGGCCTGCGCGACAACCACATGCAGTGGGACTTCTGGACGCTCAACCCCGAGTCGGCGCACCAGGTCACCTACCTCATGGGCGACCGCGGCATCCCCCGCACGTGGCGCCACATGAACGGCTACGGGTCGCACACCTACCTCTGGTACAACGCCTCCGGGGAGAAGTTCTGGGTCAAGTACCACTTCCACAGCGACCAGGGCGTGCAGGGCCTCAGCGGCGACGACGCCACGCTCATCGCCGGCCAGGACGCCGACTTCCACCGGCGCGACCTCTACGAGTCGATCGAGAAGGGCGACCACCCGAGCTGGACCCTGTCGGTGCAGGTCATGCCGTACGCCGACGCGGCGTCGTACCACCTCAACCCGTTCGACCTCACCAAGGTGTGGCCGCACAGCGATTACCCGCTGATCGAGGTCGGGACGATGACGTTGAACCGCAACGTGGAGAACTTCTTCGCCGAGATCGAGCAGGCCGCGTTCGAGCCGTCCGCGCTCGTCCCCGGCATCGGCTTCTCCCCCGACAAGATGCTGCTCGGCCGCGCGTTCGCGTACGCCGACACGCACCGGTACCGGATCGGCCCCAACTACCACCAGCTGCCGGTCAACCGGCCGAAGGCCGTGGTGGAGACCAACACCTACAGCTTCGACGGGCCGATGGCCTACGACCACACCGGGGACCAGGCCGTCTACGCACCGAACACCCAGGGCCGCGGGTACGCCGACCAGGTCGGTGAGGTGCCGGACGGGTGGGAGTCGGACGGGGCGATGGTCCGCCAGGCCTACACCCTGCGCGAGGACGACGACGACTGGAGCCAGGCGGGCGCGATGGTGCGCGAGGTGTGGACCGACGAGCAGCGCGACGAGTTCGTCCACACCGTCGCCACCCACCTGCTCGGCGGGGTGAAGTCCCCCGTGCTGGAGAAGGCGTTCGAGTACTGGCAGAACGTCGACGCCGACACCGGCAAGAAGATCGAGGAGCTCGTCCGGGCCGGCCAGGCGGGGGCGAACCCCGAGGGCATGCCGGACGAGGCCAAGGAGGGCCTGACCCCGTATGTCGAGGACGAGGCGAACGCCTCGCGCTGA